From Piliocolobus tephrosceles isolate RC106 chromosome 16, ASM277652v3, whole genome shotgun sequence, the proteins below share one genomic window:
- the TSPOAP1 gene encoding peripheral-type benzodiazepine receptor-associated protein 1 isoform X3, translated as MEQLTTLPRPGDPGAMEPWALPTWQSWTPGRGGEPGDAAPSVADTPPAALQLRELRAEESSEPKGAGSSGPIRGTDPEEAEACLPSLGQQASSSGPACQRPEDEEVEAFPKAKLNMGFGDRPNLELLRALGELRQRCAILKEENQMLRKSSFPETEEKVRRLKRKNAELAVIAKRLEERARKLQETNLRVVSAPLPRPGASLELCRKALARQRARDLSETASALLAKDKQIAALQRECRELQARLTLVGKEGPQWLHVRDFDRLLRESQREVLRLQRQIALRNQRETPPRPPSRPPGPALPARAEAPAPGAPGEATPQEDADNQPVILGEPEKEQRVQQLESELSKKRKKCESLEQEGRKKQRRCEELELQLREAQNENARLVEENSRLSGRVTEKEQVEWENAELRGQLLGVTQERDSALRKSQGLQSKLESLEQVLKHMREVAQRRQQLEVEHEQARLSLLEKQEEVRRLQQAQAEAKKEHEGAVQLLESTLDSMQARVRELEEQCRSQTEQFSLLAQELQAFRLHPGPLDLLTSALDCGTLGDRPPPPCCCSTPQPCRGSGPKDLDLPPGSPGRCTPKSSEPPPATLTGVPRRTAKKAESLSNSSHSESIHNSPKSCPTPEVDTASEVEELEADSVSLLPATPEGGRGGARIQVFLARYSYNPFEGPNENPEAELPLTAGEYIYVYGNMDEDGFFEGELMDGRRGLVPSNFVERVSDDDLLTSLPPELADLSHSSGPELSFLSVGGGGSSSGGQSSGGRSQPRPEEEDAGDQLSVSPSPEGLGEPPAVPYPRCLVVLKQLAHSVVLAWEPPPEQVELHGFHICVNGELRQALGPGAPPKAVLENLDLRAGPLHISVQALTSRGSSDPLRCCLAVGARAGVVPSQLRVHRLTATSAEITWVPGNSNLAHAIYLNGEECPPASPSTYWATFCHLRPGTPYQAQVEAQLPPQGPWEPGWERLEQRAATLQFTTLPAGPPDAPLDVQIEPGPSPGILIISWLPVTIDAAGTSNGVRVTGYAIYADGQKIMEVASPTAGSVLVELSQLQLLQVCREVVVRTMSPHGESADSIPAPITPALAPASLPARVSCPSPRPSPEARAPLASASPGPGDPSSPLQHPAPLGPQEPPGAPPTSPSREMPKGSHEDPPAPCSQVPCSGRGEQVHAGRGTWAWVLPQCSLFQEEAGAAVLGTSEERTASTSTLGEKDPGPAAPSLAKQEAEWTAGEACPAPSSAQGALAQQAPNTEACQGGDPGSGLRPRAEKEDAAELGVHLVNSLVDHGRNSDLSDIQEEEEEEEEEEELGSRTCSFQKQVAGNSIRENGAKSQPDPFCETDSDEEILEQILELPLQQFCSKKLFSIPEEEEEEEEDEEEEKPGAGCSSQDPGPPEPALLGLGCDSGQLRRPGQCPLSPEPSRAGDCLEDMPGLVGGSSRRRGGGSPEKPPSRRRPPDPREHCSRLLSNNGPQASGRPGPTRERGGLPVIEGPRTGLEASGRGRLGPSRRCSRGRALEPGLASCLSPKCLEISIEYDSEDEQEAGSGGISITSSCYPGDGEAWGTATVGRPRGPPKANSGPKPYPHLPAWEKGEPERRGRSATGKAKEPLSRATETREARGQDNSGRRGPQKRGARVPRPSTAELVPVRSPSEALAYQHLPVRIFVALFDYDPVSMSPNPDAGEEELPFREGQILKVFGDKDADGFYQGEGGGRTGYIPCNMVAEVAVDSPAGRQQLLQRGYLSPDIPLEGSARTTGPPPKPRRSKKAESEGPARPCPGPPKLVPSAELKAPRSMVAAFDYNPQESSPNMDVEAELPFRAGDVITVFGGMDDDGFYYGELNGQRGLVPSNFLEGPGPEAGGLDREPRTPQAESQDWGCTTQGPPGPPGGPCAPSPDSAPRIERGEPQGRSEKVWGFFSKGKQLLRRLGSGKKE; from the exons ATGGAGCAACTGACAACCCTCCCACGGCCTGGGGACCCTGGAGCCATGGAGCCATGGGCACTGCCCACCTGGCAGAGCTGGACTCCAGGTCGAGGAGGTGAACCTGGTGATGCAGCCCCAAGTGTCGCTGATACTCCTCCAGCAGCTCTGCAGCTTCGAGAACTGAGGGCTGAGGAGAGTTCCGAGCCCAAAGGAGCCGGGAGCTCTGGGCCCATCCGGGGCACTGACCCTGAAGAAGCAGAGGCTTGTCTGCCCAGCCTGGGCCAGCAAGCATCGAGCTCTGGACCCGCCTGCCAGAGGCCAGAGGATGAGGAAGTAGAGGCTTTCCCGAAG GCCAAGCTGAATATGGGCTTTGGGGACAGGCCCAATCTGGAGCTGCTGAGGGCCCTGGGGGAGCTGCGGCAGCGCTGTGCCATCCTTAAGGAGGAAaaccagatgctg AGGAAGAGCAGCTTCCCTGAGACGGAAGAGAAGGTGCGGAGGCTGAAGAGGAAGAACGCCGAGCTGGCGGTCATTGCCAAGCGCCTGGAGGAGAGGGCCCGAAAGCTGCAGGAAACGAACCTGAGGGTG GTGAGTGCCCCCTTGCCCCGGCCGGGGGCCAGCTTGGAGTTGTGTCGGAAGGCCCTAGCCCGCCAGCGAGCCCGGGACCTCAGTGAGACAGCCAGTGCACTGCTGGCCAAGGACAAGCAGATTGCTGCCTTGCAGCGGGAGTGCAGGGAGCTGCAGGCCAGGCTCACCCTGGTGGGCAAG GAGGGTCCCCAGTGGCTCCACGTGCGGGACTTCGATCGGTTGCTGCGCGAGTCCCAGCGGGAGGTGCTGCGGCTGCAGAGGCAGATCGCGCTGCGCAATCAGCGGGAGACGCCCCCGCGCCCGCCGTCCCGGCCCCCGGGCCCTGCTCTCCCGGCCAGAGCAGAGGCGCCGGCTCCCGGGGCCCCGGGAGAG GCCACACCCCAGGAGGATGCGGACAACCAGCCCGTGATTCTAGGGGAGCCAGAGAAAGAGCAGAGGGTGCAGCAGCTG GAATCGGAGCTCAGCAAGAAGCGGAAGAAATGCGAGAGCCTGGAGCAGGAAGGCCGGAAAAAACAGAGGCGATGTGAGGAGCTG GAACTGCAGCTGAGAGAAGCGCAGAATGAGAATGCCCGCCTGGTGGAGGAGAACTCCCGGCTCAGTGGGAGAGTCACAGAGAAGGAGCAG GTGGAGTGGGAGAATGCAGAGCTGAGGGGCCAGCTCCTGGGGGTGACACAGGAGAGGGACTCGGCCCTTCGCAAGAGCCAGGGCCTGCAAAGCAAGCTGGAGAGCCTGGAGCAAGTGCTGAAG CACATGCGGGAGGTGGCCCAGCGGCGACAGCAGCTGGAGGTGGAGCATGAACAGGCTCGGCTCAGCCTTctggagaagcaggaggaggtccGGAGGCTGCAGCAG GCCCAGGCGGAAGCCAAGAAGGAACATGAAGGAGCCGTGCAGCTGCTGGAG TCTACCTTGGATTCCATGCAG GCCCGGGTTCGAGAGCTCGAGGAACAGTGCCGCAGCCAAACCGAGCAGTTCAGCCTCCTGGCACAGGAACTCCAGGCCTTCCGCCTGCACCCGGGCCCCTTGGATCTGCTCACATCTGCCCTGGACTGCGGGACCCTTGGAGACCGCCCACCACCCCCCTGCTGCTGCTCCACTCCCCAGCCTTGCCGGGGGTCTGGCCCCAAAG ACCTTGACCTCCCGCCGGGCTCCCCTGGGCGCTGCACCCCAAAGTCTTCCGAGCCTCCCCCTGCCACCCTCACCGGGGTCCCTCGAAGGACAGCCAAGAAGGCAGAGTCTCTCTCCAACTCCTCCCACTCCGAGTCCATCCACAACAGCCCCAAGTCATGCCCTACACCTGAG GTGGACACAGCCAGTGAGGTAGAGGAGCTGGAGGCAGACAGTGTCTCCCTGCTCCCAGCCACGCCAGAGGGCGGCCGGGGAGGAGCCAGGATCCAGGTCTTCCTAGCGCGTTATAG CTACAACCCCTTTGAGGGCCCCAATGAGAATCCAGAAGCAGAGCTTCCGCTGACAGCTGGCGAGTACATCTACGTCTATGGCAACATGGATGAGGATGGCTTTTTTGAAG GAGAGCTCATGGATGGCCGAAGGGGCCTGGTCCCTTCCAATTTTGTAGAGCGTGTGTCGGATGACGACCTCCTGACCTCCCTCCCTCCGGAGCTGGCCGATTTGTCCCACAGCTCAGGCCCCGAACTCAGTTTCCTGAGTGTGGGTGGGGGTGGCAGCAGTAGCGGGGGCCAAAGCAGCGGGGGACGGAGCCAGCCCAGACCTGAGGAGGAGGATGCAGGGGACCAGCTCAGTGTGAGCCCATCACCGGAGGGCCTGGGCGAGCCTCCTGCTGTGCCTTACCCCCGCTGTCTGGTGGTCCTCAAGCAGCTGGCCCACAGTGTGGTGCTGGCCTGGGAACCCCCTCCTGAGCAAGTGGAGCTACACGGCTTCCATATCTGTGTGAATGGGGAGCTGCGGCAGGCCCTGGGGCCTGGGGCGCCACCCAAGGCGGTGCTGGAGAACCTGGACCTGCGGGCCGGGCCCCTTCACATTTCTGTCCAGGCCCTGACCAGCCGGGGCAGCTCTGACCCACTGCGCTGTTGCTTGGCAGTGggtgcccgggctggagtggTGCCCAGCCAGCTGCGGGTCCATCGGTTGACAGCCACATCTGCTGAGATCACCTGGGTGCCCGGCAATAGCAACTTGGCCCATGCCATCTACCTCAATGGGGAAGAGTGCCCACCTGCCAGCCCCAGTACCTACTGGGCCACCTTCTGCCACTTACGGCCTGGCACACCCTATCAGGCCCAAGTGGAGGCTCAGCTCCCACCCCAAGGGCCCTGGGAACCAGGCTGGGAGAGGCTGGAGCAGCGGGCTGCCACCCTGCAGTTCACCACACTCCCAGCAG gcccGCCTGATGCCCCTCTGGATGTGCAGATCGAGCCTGGGCCCTCCCCTGGAATCTTGATCATCAGTTGGCTCCCAGTCACCATCGATGCTGCTGGCACATCCAACGGTGTCCGGGTCACAGGCTATGCCATCTATGCTGATGGGCAGAAG ATCATGGAGGTGGCCTCGCCCACGGCAGGCAGTGTGCTGGTGGAGTTGTCccagctgcagctgctgcagGTGTGTCGTGAGGTGGTCGTGCGTACCATGTCGCCCCACGGGGAGTCGGCGGACTCCATCCCGGCTCCTATCACTCCCGCCCTGGCTCCAGCCAGCCTGCCAGCCCGAGTCTCCTGCCCCTCACCGCGACCAAGCCCAGAGGCCAGAGCAccccttgcttcagcctccccagggcCTGGAGACCCCAGCTCTCCTCTCCAGCACCCTGCTCCCCTTGGACCTCAAGAGCCCCCAGGAGCACCCCCTACAAGCCCTTCCAGAGAGATGCCAAAAGGGTCCCACGAGGATCCTCCAGCACCTTGCTCCCAGGTACCCTGTTCGGGGAGAGGGGAGCAGGTGCATGCTGGGAGAGGGACCTGGGCTTGGGTCCTTCCTCAGTGCTCTCTGTtccaggaggaggctggggcagcagtGCTGGGCACCTCAGAGGAGAGGACAGCCAGCACATCCACCCTGGGTGAGAAGGACCCTGGCCCCGCAGCTCCCTCACTGGCCAAGCAGGAGGCCGAGTGGACTGCAGGAGAGGcctgcccagcccccagctcCGCCCAGGGAGCACTGGCCCAGCAGGCGCCAAATACCGAGGCGTGCCAAGGAGGAGACCCAGGGTCTGGGCTGAGGCCCAGGGCTGAG AAGGAGGACGCGGCAGAGCTCGGGGTTCATCTGGTGAACTCCCTCGTGGACCACGGCCGCAACTCAGACTTGTCAGACatccaggaagaagaggaagaggaggaggaggaagaggagctgggTTCCAGGACTTGCTCCTTCCAGAAGCAGGTTGCTGGCAACAGCATCAGGGAGAATGGGGCCAAG tCCCAGCCCGATCCCTTTTGTGAGACTGATAGCGATGAGGAGATCTTGGAGCAGATCCTGGAGCTGCCCCTCCAGCAGTTCTGCAGCAAGAAGCTCTTTAGCATccccgaggaggaggaggaggaagaggaggacgaggaggaggagaagccagGGGCAGGCTGTTCTTCCCAAGACCCTGGCCCACCTGAACCTGCATTGCTGGGGCTGGGCTGTGACAGTGGTCAGCTCCGAAGACCTGGCCAGTGTCCCTTGTCTCCTGAGCCCTCCAGGGCTGGAGACTGCCTGGAGGACATGCCTGGATTAGTTGGTGGAAGCAGTCGGAGGAGAGGAGGGGGCTCCCCTGAGAAGCCCCCAAGCCGCAGGCGGCCTCCCGATCCCCGTGAACACTGCAGCCGACTTCTCAGCAACAATGGGCCCCAGGCCTCTGGACGACCCGGCCCCACGCGGGAGAGGGGTGGCCTCCCCGTCATTGAGGGCCCCAGGACTGGACTAGAGGCTAGCGGGAGAGGGCGGCTGGGCCCTTCCCGGAGGTGCTCCCGTGGCCGGGCGCTGGAGCCTGGCCTGGCCAGCTGCCTTTCCCCCAAGTGCTTGGAAATCAGCATTGAATATGACTCGGAGGACGAGCAGGAGGCGGGCAGCGGGGGCATCAGCATCACCAGCTCCTGCTACCCTGGAGATGGGGAGGCCTGGGGCACGGCAACCGTAGGAAGGCCCAGGGGGCCTCCGAAGGCCAATTCAGGCCCCAAACCCTACCCACACctcccagcctgggagaaaggggAGCCAGAGCGGAGAGGCCGCAGTGCGACGGGCAAAGCCAAGGAGCCACTCTCCCGG GCAACAGAGACCAGAGAAGCCAGAGGGCAGGACAACTCTGGGCGGAGAGGCCCCCAGAAGAGAGGTGCCCGAGTCCCCAGGCCAAGCACTGCAGAGCTAG TCCCTGTGAGGAGCCCGTCAGAAGCATTGGCTTACCAGCACCTACCCGTCAGGATCTTTGTAGCTCTGTTTGACTACGACCCCGTGTCAATGTCGCCCAATCCTGATGCTGGAGAAGAAGAGCTTCCCTTCCGAGAGGGTCAGATCCTGAAG GTGTTTGGGGACAAGGATGCCGACGGCTTCTACCAGGGCGAAGGGGGGGGGCGGACAGGCTACATTCCCTGCAACATGGTGGCTGAGGTGGCTGTGGACAGCCCTGCCGGGAGACAGCAGCTGCTCCAGCGGGGTTATTTGTCCCCAGATATTCCCCTCGAGGGCTCAG CCCGCACAACTGGGCCTCCTCCCAAGCCCCGCCGCTCCAAGAAAG CTGAGTCGGAAGGCCCTGCCCGGCCCTGTCCAG GCCCCCCTAAGCTGGTCCCCTCTGCTGAGCTGAAAGCTCCCCGCTCCATGGTGGCTGCATTTGACTACAACCCCCAGGAGAGTTCCCCCAATATGGACGTGGAG GCAGAGCTGCCCTTCCGGGCAGGGGATGTCATTACTGTGTTTGGGGGCATGGACGATGACGGTTTCTACTAT GGGGAATTAAATGGACAAAGGGGCCTGGTTCCATCCAACTTCCTGGAGGGCccggggcctgaggcaggaggcctgGACAGGGAACCCAGGACACCCCAGGCTGAGAGTCAG GACTGGGGCTGCACCACACAAGGGCCCCCCGGGCCCCCAGGTGGGCCCTGTGCTCCCAGCCCTGACAGCGCCCCCAGGATTGAACGTGGGGAGCCCCAGGGCAGAAGCGAGAAGGTGTGGGGTTTCTTCTCCAAGGGGAaacagctcctcaggaggctgggcTCTGGGAAGAAGGAGTGA